The genomic DNA CAGTCGGCGAGCGTGGTTCCGTTGTGCGGTGGGTAGCTTCGCCACCACCAGAGAGAGAAAAATAATGTTATCGATCCCAAGTACGATTTCCAGTAGCGTCAGCGTACCCAGCGCCAGCCAGGCGTTGGGATCGGTTATCCATGCAAACAACATCTATTAAGTCCTGCCAAAACGAAAAGCTCTATTATACACGTCCTTTTTCGGCCTGCCTCTAACCCAACAGGAAATGGCGGGCGAGGAGCGCGGCAGTGAAATTTTTCTTAAGGTAAAAGCCGCGCGGCAGGGTAAAAATGAGTTCACCGTGTGCGCCGATGGCTTCGGTGAGCGCTTTGCTGTTCGCCGCCTTCGGGCGCAACTGCAGCACTTCGCCATGTCGGGCGGTGATGCGTTCCACCTGACCGAGCACAATTAAATCCATTAACTCTTCCCAGTCCATCCGTAACTGCCGTTCTTCTTCTTCGTTCGGGCTCCAGAGCAGTGGCGCCCCGACACGCCGTTCCGCCAGCGGGATTTCCCGCTCACCTTCGACCGGCACCCATAGCACGCGGTTGAGCTTATGCCGGACGTGGCTGGTTTCCCAGCTCACTCCGCTGTTGCCGGTGAGCGGAGCGACGCAAACAAACGTGGTTTCCAGCGGGCGGCCGCTGCGGTCTACCGGGATAGTTTTCAGCTCCACGCCGAGGGCGGCGAAATCCTGCTCGGGTTTACTGCCTGCACTGGCGCCGAGCCAGCGCTCCAGCAGAACGCCGATCCAGCCTTTATCCCGCTTCAAATCCAGCGGCGTCGGCAGGCCCGCGCGGGTCGCCAGCTCACCTAACGTTAAGCCCGCCAGTTGTTGCGCCTGAGCGAGTAACTGGGCTTCTGATTGCGGCGGCATAGCGAGTGGAACGAGCTGGGACATAGCGAAAACCTTTTTGGCGAAAAAATAGACGACACTTTTTGTCGCTGTGGGCAGAGTTTACCTGTTTTTGGATAAACAGACCAATTCAATGATTTATATGGGTTTTTTTATGTTTTCTGGCACGCAGTCTGAAACGGCAAAAGAAGTTTTCCTAAACTGGTCACTGACAATGAACAGGATCTTACACCCAGTTATCCACAGAAAAATGGGATAACTGGGAAAAACCCCCACTACTGTTTTGATTTACAGCCTTGACGTGCGACGAAAATCGAATTTTCGGATAAAATGTGCCTAACTTATTGGCACAATCTGTGGATAAAAACGACGCTGCTCGATCTTTCATCAACCAAAGGATCGCCACTGTGATGATCGTCACATTACGCTATGTAAATCGCTATTTAATACATTTAACCTGATGAATATAATAATTTTATTGTGAAGAGTATATAATGACTTATTCAGATAACTCCGGGTTTTCCCGGGTTAATTCCATACTTCTTCACAACTCTATCCACAGAAAAAGTGAATAAAATGCCGTTGTCGTGGTGCTCGCTGTTTATAACTCTGACGTTTACTGTGAGTTATTCAATTGTTATCCGGTGCGAAGGCAGTAACAGAGTGGTTTACCGTTTCCAGGTAGTATGAAACAATCATTCACATTGAAGCTTATTTTGAGGTAGTCCGGTGATTGATGACGATGGCTACCGCCCGAACGTAGGGATTGTAATCTGCAATCGCCAGGGCCAGGTCATGTGGGCCCGGCGTTTTGGTCAGCACTCCTGGCAATTCCCGCAAGGTGGAATCAACCCGGGGGAGTCCGCTGAACAGGCGATGTACCGGGAACTGTTTGAAGAAGTCGGTCTGAGCCGTAAAGATGTGCGCATTCTCGCTTCGACACGCAACTGGTTGCGTTACAAATTACCTAAACGTTTGGTGCGTTGGGACACAAAGCCGGTATGTATCGGCCAGAAACAGAAGTGGTTTCTCTTGCAATTGATCAGCAGTGACGCGGACGTCAATATGCAAACCAGCAGTACGCCGGAATTCGACGGCTGGCGCTGGGTGAGTTACTGGTATCCTGTACGTCAGGTGGTATCGTTTAAACGCGACGTATACCGCCGGGTC from Trabulsiella odontotermitis includes the following:
- the rppH gene encoding RNA pyrophosphohydrolase, whose protein sequence is MIDDDGYRPNVGIVICNRQGQVMWARRFGQHSWQFPQGGINPGESAEQAMYRELFEEVGLSRKDVRILASTRNWLRYKLPKRLVRWDTKPVCIGQKQKWFLLQLISSDADVNMQTSSTPEFDGWRWVSYWYPVRQVVSFKRDVYRRVMKEFASVVMSLSESTPKPQNAPAYRRKRG
- the mutH gene encoding DNA mismatch repair endonuclease MutH, with translation MSQLVPLAMPPQSEAQLLAQAQQLAGLTLGELATRAGLPTPLDLKRDKGWIGVLLERWLGASAGSKPEQDFAALGVELKTIPVDRSGRPLETTFVCVAPLTGNSGVSWETSHVRHKLNRVLWVPVEGEREIPLAERRVGAPLLWSPNEEEERQLRMDWEELMDLIVLGQVERITARHGEVLQLRPKAANSKALTEAIGAHGELIFTLPRGFYLKKNFTAALLARHFLLG